A segment of the Desulfitobacterium dehalogenans ATCC 51507 genome:
GGAATCTATGGCGGTACAACACATACAATTGATAAAAACGAAACAGGAAAATTCTCCGTTCAATGGAGCGGCGAAGAAGAGAGCTTTGAATTGACCTTACAAGAACCGTAAAAAGATAGGGGCTGTGTGAACAGCCTCTTATTTATATTTAACAGCAGCTATGCTTGTCGAAAATCCCAAGCGCTTGGGATTTTGGATAAGCTGTACAAATTACTCCATGGTGAGACGGTGAGTCTATACCTGGTGAATATCATGCAGTATAATAGACACCAGGCATAGACAAAATACCAAAGAAACGATTGGAGCAGATATTTCTGAATAACAAGCAAGAGTGGAAGAAGAATATTATACTCTTTTTAACCAGTCAAACCATATCCCTCTTCGGTTCCTCCTTAGTTCAATATGCCATCATGTGGTATATCACTTTAGAGACCCAATCAGGGATCATGATGACCATCTCCATTATCTGCGGTTTTCTGCCGACGTTTTTTCTTTCTCCTTTTGCTGGGGTGTGGGCAGACCGCTATAATAGAAAAACGCTGATTATATTGGCTGATTCCATGATAGCCATTTCCACGTTGATTCTGGCCCTGTTGTTTTTCGCCGGATACAAAATGATGTGGCTGCTTTTTGTGATGTCCGCCATCCGTGCTCTTGGAGCAGCAGTGCAAATGCCGGCGGTGGGAGCTTTTATCCCTCAGCTGGTGCCGGGGGATAAGTTAATCAAGGTCAATGGCATCAACGGAAGTATCCAATCAGCCGTAATGCTGGTATCCCCCATGCTGAGCGGAGCTTTGCTTACCATCACCACTATTGAAGCTATATTCTTCATTGATGTGGTTACAGCAGCTTTGGGAGTTTCAGTTTTACTCTTCTTTTTGCATGTGCCGGCCCATCGCAAAGCCCAGGCCAAGGAGCCTGTCAGCTATTTTGCAGATCTGCGTGAAGGTCTTCGTTATATTGAACAACATGCTTTCTTAAAAAGATTTTTCGTATTCTGTGCTTTGTTCATGGTTATGGCTGCACCGGCGGCTTT
Coding sequences within it:
- a CDS encoding MFS transporter; the encoded protein is MEQIFLNNKQEWKKNIILFLTSQTISLFGSSLVQYAIMWYITLETQSGIMMTISIICGFLPTFFLSPFAGVWADRYNRKTLIILADSMIAISTLILALLFFAGYKMMWLLFVMSAIRALGAAVQMPAVGAFIPQLVPGDKLIKVNGINGSIQSAVMLVSPMLSGALLTITTIEAIFFIDVVTAALGVSVLLFFLHVPAHRKAQAKEPVSYFADLREGLRYIEQHAFLKRFFVFCALFMVMAAPAAFLTPLQVARTFGDDVWRLTAIEMTFSIGMMIGGILMATWGGFKNRIHSMALGTLLFGACTVALGVIPIFWLYLVFMAFVGVAMPIFNTPATVMLQEKVESDFLGRVFGVLSMISSTMMPLGMLIFGPLADIMNIEVLLIGTGVIMFIESFFLFGSKVLLEAGKPAVKSIEPLD